One window from the genome of Candidatus Nitrosotenuis cloacae encodes:
- a CDS encoding transcription initiation factor IIB, translating to MVMQINTERRCKRCKGLMVTDSATGERFCTTCGFVISEQVEDSGPERHFSKDERDDKSRSGIPTSLAIHDMGLATVIGTVNKDATGKPLSAHMKHDMTRLRTWDSRSQMHEQTDRNLRQAFTHLDKLKDKLALSDAVVEKAAYIYRKALSKSLVRGRSIEGVLAAAVYAACRDAETPRTLSDVSDAINVKRKDLTKNYRLLVIELDLRMPVVNSISCMSKIASKVGLSEKVKRGALAILKEANDMRITAGKDPMGMAATALYISCMKYNEDVSQREIAHAAGVTEVTIRNRYKDLKKSLNL from the coding sequence ATGGTTATGCAGATTAACACTGAAAGACGTTGTAAGCGATGTAAAGGATTGATGGTCACCGATAGTGCGACCGGAGAGAGATTTTGTACAACTTGCGGTTTTGTAATATCAGAGCAGGTTGAGGACTCTGGTCCAGAAAGGCACTTTTCAAAAGACGAGCGCGATGATAAAAGCAGGTCTGGCATTCCGACATCACTTGCCATTCACGACATGGGACTTGCCACGGTAATCGGCACTGTAAACAAGGATGCGACAGGAAAACCACTTTCTGCACACATGAAGCACGACATGACAAGGCTTAGGACTTGGGACAGCAGAAGCCAGATGCACGAGCAAACCGACAGGAACCTAAGGCAGGCGTTCACCCATCTGGATAAACTAAAGGACAAGCTTGCACTATCCGATGCTGTAGTAGAGAAGGCAGCCTACATTTACAGAAAGGCATTATCAAAAAGCCTAGTCAGAGGAAGATCAATTGAGGGAGTACTTGCAGCTGCAGTCTATGCGGCATGCAGAGATGCAGAGACTCCAAGGACATTAAGTGATGTATCAGATGCAATCAACGTAAAGAGAAAGGACCTTACCAAGAACTACAGGCTCTTGGTAATAGAGCTAGACTTGAGGATGCCAGTAGTCAATTCCATAAGCTGCATGTCAAAGATAGCCAGCAAGGTGGGGCTTAGCGAGAAGGTCAAACGCGGTGCACTTGCAATACTAAAGGAGGCAAACGATATGAGGATAACTGCAGGCAAGGACCCCATGGGCATGGCCGCCACTGCACTGTACATCTCGTGCATGAAGTACAACGAGGACGTCTCGCAAAGAGAGATTGCGCATGCAGCTGGTGTGACAGAGGTCACAATACGCAACAGGTACAAGGACCTAAAGAAATCACTGAACTTGTAA
- a CDS encoding asparagine synthase C-terminal domain-containing protein, translating to MQDTDVLLEKIRTAISQTVPEKRIGIAFSGGVDSTLIAKICSDMNYDVTLLTMGFLGSHDIEFSKKVNEALNLPHHILEIVPQEFDGISKKIRSQIGTDNLSWNENCIAFYHVARLAQKLGLETVVTANGIDELFCGYNGYRDAIRDGEQKVLDLIDTKLENETAMMDAVNLVCSEFGVRVVQPLLSKDFIKYAKTVPISDKITGPDDLLRKHIVRRLAVSAGVPEVSAGARKKAMQYGSLIHKTLMKSR from the coding sequence ATGCAAGATACTGACGTGCTGCTGGAAAAAATCCGCACCGCGATATCTCAAACTGTTCCTGAAAAGAGAATAGGCATCGCGTTTTCCGGTGGGGTAGACAGCACCCTGATTGCAAAGATATGCAGTGACATGAACTACGACGTCACATTGCTGACTATGGGGTTTTTAGGATCGCATGATATCGAGTTTTCAAAAAAGGTAAACGAAGCTCTCAATCTTCCCCACCACATCTTAGAGATAGTGCCGCAAGAGTTTGACGGCATATCAAAGAAGATACGATCACAAATAGGCACGGACAATCTCTCATGGAACGAGAACTGCATTGCGTTTTATCACGTGGCCCGGCTTGCGCAAAAGCTGGGGCTTGAAACGGTGGTCACGGCAAATGGGATTGACGAATTGTTCTGTGGATACAATGGATACCGTGACGCTATACGGGATGGCGAGCAAAAGGTACTTGATCTGATAGATACCAAGCTTGAGAACGAGACTGCCATGATGGATGCAGTAAATCTTGTCTGCTCTGAGTTTGGCGTCAGGGTGGTGCAGCCGCTACTGTCAAAAGATTTCATAAAATATGCAAAGACCGTGCCGATTTCTGACAAGATAACTGGCCCGGACGATCTTCTTCGAAAGCACATAGTGCGCCGCCTTGCCGTATCTGCAGGCGTTCCTGAGGTATCTGCGGGTGCCAGAAAGAAAGCTATGCAGTATGGCTCGCTTATCCACAAAACCTTGATGAAGTCTAGATGA
- a CDS encoding RtcB family protein yields MSSITPKKIGDMQYRIEADSSKGMKVPVTIYADEQLISKMMTDRTLMQAMNVATIPGIQGHSVVLPDGHEGYGFPVGGVAAMDAEEGMISPGGVGYDINCGVRLLRMNLSEKDVRPKLKELVTDLFNSIPSGVGSKGAVKLNYSQLDEVLVRGVNWAVDHGYGTKDDADVCEENGQIKNADPNKVSDTARKRGAPQLGSLGSGNHFLEVQKIEKIYDEEAAKRMGIQEGNVTVLIHCGSRGFGHQICSDYLRVSEQALKKYDINLPDRELACVPNKSEEGESYRKAMFAALNFAWSNRQMITHWTRKSFERVFKQSESDLDMKLVYDVAHNIAKVEKHKIDGKEKSVVVHRKGATRAFPANRDEIPLKYRDLGQPVLIPGSMGTGSWILLGKPNSMNLSFGSTAHGAGRMMSRSKARREYTEEQVKKSLSDKGIFIKSLTREGVVEETPEAYKDVDAVVNVSHDLGIATKVAKLVPIGVIKG; encoded by the coding sequence ATGTCGTCAATTACTCCAAAAAAAATCGGTGACATGCAGTATAGGATCGAAGCTGATTCCAGCAAGGGGATGAAAGTCCCAGTTACAATTTACGCAGATGAGCAACTTATCTCAAAAATGATGACGGACAGAACCCTGATGCAGGCAATGAATGTCGCGACAATTCCTGGCATTCAGGGCCATTCTGTGGTGCTGCCCGACGGGCATGAAGGATATGGCTTCCCAGTTGGCGGAGTTGCCGCAATGGATGCGGAGGAGGGAATGATCTCTCCTGGCGGAGTGGGATACGACATAAACTGTGGAGTGAGGCTGCTCCGAATGAATCTCTCAGAAAAAGATGTCCGTCCAAAATTAAAAGAACTTGTCACTGATCTGTTCAACTCAATTCCGTCCGGCGTTGGCTCAAAGGGCGCAGTAAAACTGAACTATTCACAGCTTGACGAGGTGCTGGTGCGGGGGGTAAACTGGGCAGTGGACCATGGCTATGGGACAAAGGACGACGCAGACGTTTGCGAAGAAAACGGGCAGATAAAAAATGCCGACCCGAACAAGGTCTCCGACACCGCAAGAAAGCGCGGCGCGCCGCAGCTTGGCAGCCTTGGTTCCGGAAATCACTTTCTCGAAGTACAAAAAATAGAAAAGATCTACGACGAGGAGGCAGCAAAGAGGATGGGAATACAGGAGGGAAACGTCACTGTTCTAATTCATTGCGGCTCCAGAGGATTTGGACACCAGATATGCTCCGACTATCTTCGTGTGTCCGAGCAGGCGCTGAAAAAATACGACATTAACCTGCCTGACAGGGAGCTTGCATGTGTTCCAAACAAATCCGAAGAAGGTGAATCGTACCGAAAGGCCATGTTTGCAGCTTTAAACTTTGCATGGAGCAACCGCCAGATGATCACTCACTGGACAAGAAAGTCATTTGAGCGCGTCTTCAAACAATCAGAGTCTGATCTGGACATGAAACTAGTTTATGATGTGGCGCACAATATTGCCAAAGTTGAAAAGCACAAAATCGACGGAAAGGAAAAATCCGTCGTGGTGCACAGAAAGGGCGCAACCAGGGCGTTTCCTGCAAACCGGGATGAGATACCGCTCAAGTACCGGGATCTGGGACAGCCCGTCCTCATTCCAGGTTCCATGGGAACGGGAAGCTGGATACTGCTTGGCAAGCCAAACTCGATGAATCTGAGCTTTGGCTCGACTGCTCACGGCGCAGGAAGAATGATGTCCCGCTCAAAGGCAAGACGCGAATACACCGAGGAACAGGTAAAAAAATCACTAAGTGATAAAGGAATTTTCATAAAATCCCTAACAAGGGAAGGCGTAGTCGAAGAGACACCGGAGGCCTACAAAGACGTGGATGCAGTGGTAAATGTTTCACATGACCTTGGTATTGCAACCAAGGTAGCAAAACTCGTTCCTATCGGCGTGATTAAGGGATGA
- a CDS encoding DNA-binding protein: MSEDKELEALKAKRLAEMRKNVISQAQKQETPKEQVPPAYRSIVISKLGYRGMEVLQNAERQFPTEAGMVIEKLGQLIHSGEINEELDGGKLLALFRSVGINVRMETKISIEQDGKFVSLSDKLSSKESEDDTSNI; this comes from the coding sequence ATGAGCGAGGACAAGGAACTTGAGGCACTAAAGGCCAAGCGCCTTGCGGAGATGAGAAAAAACGTCATCTCGCAAGCACAAAAACAGGAGACGCCAAAGGAACAGGTGCCTCCAGCATACAGGAGCATCGTAATATCCAAACTCGGATACCGCGGCATGGAGGTTCTTCAGAATGCGGAAAGACAGTTTCCCACCGAGGCGGGGATGGTAATTGAAAAGTTGGGACAGCTGATACACTCTGGAGAAATCAACGAGGAGCTTGACGGCGGAAAATTGTTGGCACTGTTTAGATCAGTTGGGATAAACGTGAGGATGGAAACTAAAATCAGCATAGAGCAGGACGGCAAGTTTGTATCTCTCTCAGACAAACTCAGCAGCAAAGAGTCAGAAGATGATACAAGCAATATTTGA
- a CDS encoding 30S ribosomal protein S11, translating to MSEETVEKWGIAHIYSSYNNTIVHMTDLTGAETVAISSGGVHVTADRYESSPFAAMKSSNAVVEAAKTKGFTAFHIRVRAVGGVGSRVPGPGAQAAIRALARGGFRIGRIDDVTPIPHDTTRKKGGKRGRRV from the coding sequence ATGTCAGAAGAAACCGTCGAAAAGTGGGGTATTGCTCACATCTACAGCAGCTACAACAATACCATAGTACACATGACAGACCTGACAGGCGCAGAGACCGTGGCAATAAGCTCCGGTGGAGTGCACGTTACCGCAGACAGATACGAATCATCTCCATTTGCTGCAATGAAGTCTTCAAACGCCGTAGTAGAGGCCGCAAAGACCAAGGGATTCACCGCGTTCCACATACGAGTAAGAGCAGTGGGCGGAGTGGGATCCAGAGTTCCAGGACCTGGAGCACAAGCAGCAATTAGAGCCCTTGCAAGAGGTGGATTCAGAATTGGAAGAATCGACGATGTAACACCAATTCCTCACGACACTACAAGAAAGAAGGGCGGAAAGAGAGGACGTAGAGTCTAG
- the purB gene encoding adenylosuccinate lyase yields the protein MAILPIDGGRYGTKEMLAIFDDQKKIDYQLMIEGAAALAQSEIGMIPKSAGRNIFAASKSGKITAKRVKQLEAKSDHDTAALVEALSERCNQQSRPWVHYGLTSNDLVDTSTSMQMREVISIIEPKIARLAKALAKRAVEYKTVPAVGRTHGQHASIISFGLKFANWAAEMVKHLERIDEMKKRILICKTLGVVGTGSLMGAKAIDVQSRVAKKLGLYPAEVTTQIVPRERYAEYIFNLALLGSTLDKISVEIRNLQRTEIGEVAEYFKEGQMGSSAVPVKRNPIKSERVSSLSKILRSQMSTAFENIPLWHERDLSNSANERFTIPMSSILLDEMLETMIRIIERLRVNVDRVQQNLYITRGQIFAEFVLEALIKKGIPRFEAYRDVQRVAFEAHDNGMDYIDAVKTDSAISSKLTDSEIDKIFSPESHLGASPQIITNVNNTVQRACKNII from the coding sequence GTGGCAATTTTACCAATAGACGGCGGGCGTTACGGAACAAAGGAGATGCTCGCAATTTTTGATGATCAGAAAAAGATTGATTACCAGCTAATGATCGAGGGTGCGGCAGCACTTGCGCAAAGCGAAATCGGCATGATTCCAAAGTCTGCGGGAAGAAACATCTTTGCCGCATCAAAGTCAGGCAAGATCACCGCAAAGCGCGTAAAGCAACTTGAGGCAAAGTCTGACCACGACACGGCAGCGCTAGTAGAGGCGCTAAGCGAAAGATGCAACCAGCAGTCACGCCCGTGGGTCCACTATGGACTTACCAGCAACGACCTAGTTGACACAAGCACCTCGATGCAGATGAGAGAGGTCATATCAATAATTGAGCCAAAGATTGCACGACTTGCAAAGGCGCTGGCAAAGAGGGCAGTCGAATACAAAACAGTCCCGGCAGTGGGACGCACACACGGACAGCATGCAAGCATCATCTCGTTTGGCCTAAAATTCGCAAACTGGGCAGCCGAGATGGTAAAGCACCTTGAGAGAATCGACGAGATGAAAAAGCGCATCCTGATCTGCAAGACGCTCGGCGTAGTCGGCACCGGCTCGCTCATGGGGGCAAAGGCAATCGACGTGCAGAGTCGCGTTGCAAAAAAACTGGGCCTGTATCCGGCCGAAGTCACCACGCAGATCGTGCCGCGCGAAAGGTATGCAGAGTACATTTTCAACCTGGCGCTCCTTGGAAGTACGCTGGACAAGATCTCAGTTGAGATAAGAAACCTGCAGCGAACGGAGATCGGCGAGGTTGCCGAGTACTTTAAGGAAGGCCAGATGGGCAGCAGTGCAGTCCCGGTGAAAAGAAACCCGATAAAGAGCGAGCGAGTTTCATCACTCTCAAAGATTTTGCGCAGTCAGATGAGTACGGCATTTGAGAACATCCCGCTGTGGCACGAGCGTGACCTGTCAAACTCTGCAAATGAGCGATTTACAATACCGATGAGCTCCATCCTCCTTGACGAGATGCTAGAAACAATGATTCGAATCATAGAAAGACTCAGAGTAAACGTGGACAGGGTCCAGCAGAACCTGTACATCACACGCGGTCAGATATTTGCAGAGTTTGTGCTGGAGGCGCTAATCAAAAAGGGCATTCCCAGATTTGAGGCATACCGCGACGTCCAGCGAGTGGCATTTGAGGCGCACGACAACGGAATGGACTATATCGATGCAGTAAAGACAGACTCTGCAATATCGTCAAAGCTGACAGACTCTGAGATAGACAAGATATTTTCCCCAGAATCTCACCTAGGCGCATCGCCTCAGATAATCACAAACGTAAACAACACAGTACAGAGAGCCTGCAAGAACATCATCTAG
- a CDS encoding CxxC-x17-CxxC domain-containing protein, which translates to MSYDRKMYPCTCSDCGKESQVPFEPKQDRPVYCNECFPKHQKPRFQRRY; encoded by the coding sequence ATGTCATATGACAGAAAAATGTATCCATGCACTTGCTCAGATTGCGGCAAGGAGTCACAGGTACCTTTTGAACCAAAACAAGACAGACCAGTATACTGTAACGAGTGTTTTCCAAAACACCAAAAACCAAGATTTCAGAGAAGATATTAA